A genomic segment from Nicotiana tabacum cultivar K326 chromosome 7, ASM71507v2, whole genome shotgun sequence encodes:
- the LOC107828773 gene encoding LEC14B homolog, giving the protein MSRSRRLLDACESARGDGILNIDQRVDEGTSCLDHEIAQLTKIRSDPHGRMRQLLPGKRKAPFSPVNMLAAREGNYSGRGRFSSADCCHLLSRYLPTNGPSVVDQMRSCAYVSQFSADGSLFVAGFQESHIRIYNVDRGWKIQKDIGARSLRWTITDTSLSPDQRFLVYSSISPIVHIVDVGSGMKQSVANVTEIHEGLEFSSPTDDYDDYSFGMFSVKFSTDGRELVAGSSDNSIYVYDLEARRPSLQIPAHKSDVNAVCFADETGHLIYSGSDDSLCKVWDRRCFGTRGQAAGVLIGHLEGITYIDTRGDGRYLISNGKDQAIKLWDIRKMPSNINYSPRPRSYDWDYRWMDYPEHVRNKRNPRDLSLATYKGHKVLRTLIRCYFSPAHSTGQKFIYTGSADSSVYIYDVVSGAQVAKLDYHQEPVRDCNWHPYYPMLVSSGWDGIIANWEFPGNGASSLPVKPRARRWRRS; this is encoded by the exons ATGAGCAGGTCTAGGAGGTTATTGGATGCTTGTGAAAGTGCAAGGGGAGATGGGATACTAAatattgatcaaagagttgatgaGGGAACAAGTTGTCTTGATCATGAAATTGCACAACTCACAAAGATTAGGTCAGACCCACACGGGCGAATGCGACAGCTGCTTCCTGGCAAGAGAAAAGCACCATTTTCACCTGTTAATATGTTGGCTGCCAGGGAAGGGAATTATAGTGGTAGAGGAAGATTTTCATCAGCAGACTGTTGTCATCTTTTGAGCCGGTATCTTCCAACAAATGGTCCTTCTGTAGTTGATCAAATGAGGAGCTGTGCTTATGTTTCACAGTTTTCAGCGGATGGTTCTCTTTTTGTCGCGGGATTTCAG GAAAGTCATATTAGGATATATAATGTAGATCGAGGCTGGAAAATCCAAAAGGATATTGGAGCAAGAAGTTTACGATGGACAATCACCGATACGTCGCTTTCACCAGACCAGCGTTTTCTT GTTTATTCCAGTATTTCACCCATTGTCCATATTGTTGATGTTGGATCTGGTATGAAACAGTCTGTTGCAAATGTTACG GAAATTCATGAAGGCTTAGAATTTTCTTCCCCTACCGATGATTATGACGATTATTCATTTGGAATGTTCTCTGTGAAATTTTCTACTGATGGGCGAGAACTTGTTGCTGGCAGCAGCGACAATTCAATATATGTTTATGATCTTGAAGCAAGAAGGCCAAGTCTTCAAATTCCAGCTCATAAG TCTGATGTTAATGCTGTATGTTTTGCTGATGAAACTGGACACCTCATATATTCTGGAAGCGATGATAGCTTGTGTAAG GTTTGGGACAGGCGTTGCTTTGGAACTAGAGGGCAAGCAGCTGGAGTTCTCATTGGACATCTAGAAGGCATTACATATATTGACACGCGTGGAGATGGCCGGTATCTTATCTCAAATGGGAAAGATCAGGCTATCAAACTCTGGGATATAAGGAAAATGCCTTCTAACATTAATTA CTCCCCAAGGCCTAGAAGTTATGACTGGGATTACAGATGGATGGATTACCCGGAACATGTTAGAAACAAGAGAAACCCACGTGACCTGTCATTGGCTACTTATAAAGGCCACAAAGTCTTGCGCACTCTTATACGCTGTTATTTCTCTCCTGCACATAG CACTGGGCAAAAGTTCATCTACACTGGATCAGCCGATTCATCTGTTTATATTTATGATGTG GTGAGTGGAGCTCAGGTTGCTAAACTTGATTACCATCAGGAACCAGTGAGAGATTGCAATTGGCACCCTTACTACCCCATGCTCGTTAGCTCTGGGTGGGACGGTATCATTGCTAACTGGGAATTTCCTGGTAATGGTGCAAGCTCATTGCCAGTGAAGCCGCGGGCCAGACGGTGGAGGCGATCTTAA